From the Argentina anserina chromosome 3, drPotAnse1.1, whole genome shotgun sequence genome, the window TTTATTGGCAAGTGTTTTGTTATCTATGATCACTTTAGTAGATAggttgtttctgtttttgttccACCATGTTTCAAAtgcaaaattttcttttaataactCACTGGTAATTTCCTCACATGTGTACTACATTTGTTTGCTGCTTTTCTATCGCAATTTTGTTATCTAAACTTTCAACTTCTAATGGAACCTGGATACATCTCGTTATTCTTTTGTTCTGAATATAACTTGGGATTAGAGATGGCAATAGATATTGGTGTTGGTAATGTTATCTAAGCTGAAGCATGGAAATTATGGAAGGATGGAAGCAAACAAGTTCCTTGtaaattctatttttttttacgaGGCATTACagcccagaaaaaaaaaacaaccaaaAACTTACATAGCCGAAGCTATGACAATAGTCCTAAGCCTCACTAGGCCATCAATTTCATTCATTAGAACGTGGTTCACAAAGGGAGCTAGCATTTGTGTTCAATCTGTAAACTACTAGATTATTGTCCAAACAATGCTTCGCCAATATATCATACAACATATTTTTCTAGGGTGTAATAAATTCTACATTCATTGACACGGCGACCTACAGATTTCAAGGTCCTCAGACATGCATAGGATCGTATACGGTGTATGAGCAATGTTCAGAGTGATGAGTATACTATGTAGTCTTTTAGTTAAAACATATTTAGGTTCGAGAAATCTGATGCATAAGTGACACGTAataacaattatcattatattTTCAGTtggaacaaaagaaaaaagaaaggaacGAAAACAACAAGAAAAGATAGTTCCCACTATCAAATTTCAAGAGACTAACCATTAAGAACTTCACCAGCCTTGAAAACATAAAGCCGCCATCGTACATTAGGTAGCCGTGCTTCCGCTGGCTCGGTGTATAGAAGTGTTATACCTTAAGAATAACAACTAATTTAACATACTTTTTTAATCTACTATTAATTTCACTAAAAAGTAGCAACCCAAAATCTCTACATTGCACATGTACATACTGTTGGATATTGAAAAATGCCACACCAAACTTATTCGCTACTCACCTTTTTCTGTGCTTCCAAAGCGTCCTCAGTAGCCTTCATCACATCTACTGAATCATTCTCATCAATTCTGCTCAAGCAAACAACCAACAGCTTATCAAAGACACATCCTGGCCTAATAAAAGAGTGACCTGAAAAAGTAAAACATAACTGTTTAACCTATTTGTGTGAAACTAGATTATTAACTATAGAGCTCTAGTGCTTAAGGGGAGTGCACCGCTGCACTTGAACCTGCAGACTTGAAaatgtattattattatttttgaagTTGCTCCTGCGACATCTTTGATTAACAACAATTAATTGATAGTTGATACCCAAAaaattatgcatttttttacGGAGTTTCTTATACAATTTAAGTTCAGAATAGTCTGTACTTATAGGTCCTCTGTCTAATATCATTTGGACAAAATACTAAACAAACAACAAGGCAAAAAAAGGAGAATTTCCAGGCAACCCATAAATTGATCAACTGTATAAATTGTAAACAAAACATTTGAAATATCAACTCACCCATCCTCAGCCTCCCTTGAATCTGGCACCTGAAAAACAGTTATCTACAGTCAGACACTTCAGATGAGAATCAACTTACACCACCACTAGCATCACAGGCGATATTGACCCATATGAATGCAAACATTaagatttaattttatttactgttttgttCCACCCAAGAAAATCCTGaacattatacatatatatataatataaaaatagaGATAGGACTACCTATGCTACCACCCACTTCTGGATTGAATGTTACTGACTCCAgtataaagaaagaaacaagagaattgAAACCACATACATGTGACATTATGAGCATCTCCTAAACAATAATCAAAGTCAATATAGGTTTAGGACTACTAGTTTTGTCAATGTATACAATTTTCTTCAGTGGATTATAACATATGGAAGTTGTGAAAAATCTACCAAAGAAATTTTTTCAAGCTGCATTAATATGAGAAAAGTTTGCATGCATtcgtcatcaaaattaaaGCAATAAGTTTGGCATAGGAAGGGGAGTGGATATCACCAGACACCTCATCACGAACTCTGGTATCTGCGGCTTGCTGAGGTGAACGAGTTTGGAGTCTATTCCTGCGGTGTCCATTTGATGGAGAAGTAGATTTATCATGTCTTGATCTTGAAGACCTATGACCAGTGCTGTCCTTCTCTCCACTctttcaatctcattttcccCATCTGAATGTTTCTCCCGATGCATGCTTTTATCACTCCCTCTTCTGTGATTTCTTCCACTGCCCCCGATCACTTTCTCCCCACTTCTTGTATCACCCGCATGTTGAGGTGAACAAGATCTATGCCTACCCCTGTGGTGTCGATCTGATGGAGAAGTACGACGTCCTGATTTTGAAGATTTATCATTACTATTATTCCTTCTGGAAAATTTCTCGTTCCTATCATTCCcaacatctctctctctctctctctctctctgaaccCCCTGCCTGTAAATCCCTACCGGTTCGCCTATCATTGATCCTCTCATGTTCCTTCCCAGGCACTCTTTCAGCTTCAGCTCTTCTCAGCCGTTTTGTCCGGGGAGAAGGAGAGcggggaggaggagagggtgACCTTGCATGCTTGGGAGACTTGGGGCAACTTGAATGTCTCTCTCTTGGTGGAGAACTGCCTCTGTTGGACTTTGTCTGTTGAGTAGGTGATCTCTCTGTTCGAGATTGACTCTTCCTAGAGGGACTGCTCCTACGAGGAGAACCATGGTCCCGTACTGGAGGTTCAGAATCATGCCTTACTAATGGCCCATCAAGAAACTTGCAAATGCACTAGTGGACTTCTCCTGACCAACATAATTAGAGAGACAAATTACACTTATAACTTCAAGGACTACCGAATAAAGACTTGTCAAAACTCTTAGAAGACAACATATAAATCACAGTCCTACATCTCAAGGTTATCTGTCGATCTGCTACGTATCTATATCCTCACGACGAAATGTTTGTTAATCGCAACACTAATTTGCTAGCATGCTGGCAATATATAAAACCAGGACTGTAATCCAGCTACAACAATCAAAGCAGCTCACCGAAGCAATCGACCAAACCGATTTCACATCTTTACTTTCactatttcacattttcacaCAAGCCAATCCAATAATCCAATAAATCACTTAAGAATATCAACaaatttctctaaattttAGTCGTTCGTGAATTCTAAACAGAAAACCCTAAGCTTCGAAGGCTCCTAGCGAACTTCAAATTCACAATTCATTTCTCCTCCAAATCGCATAAACGAAAAAAAGCTTAGGGCACTGAAAGCCTCCCAAATCTCACTGTAAACCTAATTGCAACGAACCCGGAAATTGAAATTTGGGAAAGCCAAAACTGAGAGGGAAAGAGGAATCGATTACCTTACTGCAAATTTGTGCGTGGATTAGAGCTAAGAAGATTTAGAGGCTGAAGTGAGTGTTGTGTAAAACCCTGATTTGGATTTCGCGCGAGGGAGGGTTTTGGGTTGCCCAGTTCTAATATTGCTACCTGGGCCCAAGGTAAGATTTGTGAACATTTTGTATGCATGTGCCAGGTGGCcacttttttcaattttattttttccaaaGAAACTAATCACCATGCTCAATCATGTAAAAAAGACACTTCCGCCAATTGTTTGGTTTAAGCTAAGGACAAATTCTGCCGTGGGACGAACGCACCACATGTCTGGTCCGCCCAACTACTCACATTCTGACACGTGTAAACATTTCCACGTTAATATTACCTGAAGATTGTGTTATTTTCTGATCATCTCTGATTGGACTtctccacctccacctccaaaattctcttttGGGAAACTCAAATATCATACATCTGTGGATCCAAGCTCCCTATTCCACTCAAGACTCCATGAAATCTGTAGAAGTGTAGAACCACCAAATCCCAAAAAAAAGCCCCAAAATCTTTTttgaaatccaaaaaaaattgcTCAAATGAATACCTTCAAAGACCCAAAATTGATAACAAGATTGTAAATATATGAAAGATATATACCCAGAGAACAAAATGTTGGGGTTCAATTCAAGGGCAAAATTTAGGGGTGAATTCAAGAACAGATTTTtataaagtaaaaaaaatgggGATGATATATGGGTGGGAAACATAATGAATGGCAAGATCTACAATGGGGATAACAAACCAAAGATGGGAATCTTTGGATCTGGGTATGAAGAATATGAACAGTTTGGGTTGGTGTTTTGGTGAAAGATTTGATCCTTACAATATTTTCATTGGTCATATTGGACGGATTGAGATATGGAAAGAttaagagagaagagagggagaaAAAATAGATAGGAATGAAGCAATAGGGCAAAAAAATGGCCGAGTTTGGTCTTATTttgtttaacaaaaaaatgatttttaCTTCATAATTTAGTTTAGTTTAAACCATAAGAAGTCGATCAGAGATGATCGGAAAACATCATCAGATTTCCATGTAGTGGCCAATGTGGATCAATTATACACGTGTCAAAGTGTGAGTGGTTGGGCGCATTAGATACGTGGTGCGTTTGGCGCACGGCATAATTTCTCTAAGCTAAGAGTGTTTACAAGTCAAGTTTGAGATACGCTTAGTTGTCATCGTGGGTGGGCACTGAGTAGGGTTATGCCCAATagtctaaatatcgtttatcggcatcgtatcggtcgaaagataaaataataaaagtacacgaatatgtaccaaataaactaaaaaacggtactaagtaaattaaagaaaataaatacttgattttgtgacaattaaagtacacgaacgacatctaataataaaaatatgtatttaagaatgattatttagacttaaaattcatcatatatatgtaaaatatatataaattaaaaatatatataaaaaatgaaaaaaatatatataagttttttttaaaggaaataaatattaaaaattaaaaaaaattgaaaaacaaattcaaagtttgaccgatatttgaccgttgaccatcATTTCTGCATTGACCGATATGTCCTTATCGtatcggattcgaaatatcggcgatatacCGACCGATATATCTGATATTTCAAACACTGGTTATGCCTAATCAAATAGCCCTTGGGCCCTAACCCGCCTTACCCGGTAGAGCGAAGCCTGGGCCGACCCTCCATTAGGGTGGGCCGGCCTAAGTCTTTCGATCAAGGTAGGGTAAAAGTTGAGCAAATAAAACACCGCCTTACCCTCCGACCCGGCCCGAAAAGCCCGCCCTATTTGGGCCTTTTAGTGCCTTTTAATAATCAATTTTTAAACATATTTCTCATATTTTATATACAATACACATTATCACCTTTTGTAATTGATTTTATaggctttattttttttatgtatttttgtTGTGAGATATAATAATTGATTTTAAGTGATTTAGAGagttaatatataaaaataactaattacatttacatttataaaAGTAGAAAATTGAACATTaatgtaaaatatatatatatatatatatataaatgaagaAAAGTCATGTATTTGAGGGCTGGCCCGACCCGCTTTTTTAGTTCTATCGGAATAAGTTTTTATGACGGGTAAAAGTTTGTATATCGAAGACTCAGCCCGACCCTACCCGGTCCTAAAATTAGTTTACCAAAGTCAAGCTCGGCACGACCCTAACCTAATTTCTAGAATTAGGACTACGGCCGGCCCCGCCCGGCCATGATGACCCCTAGGTAGGGTGATGAACCCTCTAGTAGCTCCGGCTCCCACTTGTAAGTCATGTGTGCTTTAGGGCCAACCAAATAGCCATTGCTTAATCTTGtttcacaatttgaatagttaGAAATTTTTTATGTTGCCTCTTTGTGTTAACTTGACAATCCATCATTGTGATTGCTTAATATTACCCTCagttcatgtgtgattttCGGCCAAAGGGCCTCACCCCCTTAAAACAAGAAAGATGAGCTCTTGCCGGCCAGTAGTGCAAGTGAGCAagataatatacatatatcacgGCGGCACGGCCAACAGGGAGCCAACGCCCAACGTACGGCAAGATAATTGGGAGTCTACGGAAGTTGGAACAATCTTATCTTACAaacattcaaaaaaaaaattcattaacAGGACAAGAAAAGGTACCATGACCAAGATGATGGGAGATAAAGCACATCAATAATAAGCTCTATTAAGTGTATCGATTGAGTAGTAATATTTGTTTCTCTTTGTATATATGCTCTTGTTGTCATAGATAGCATAAGGGCTAAAATGTACAAAAGTAAGATGCAAGTACTGTTAAATATGATGCACGTTATTTGTACATTCTTAATTTCATGCTGAATGTCGGTAACAGATTTAAATCATGCGCGTTCATTTGCTATAAGTAATTTCCCAACTAAATTGAGGTTGTACGCGTGTTACCccataaaattaaaatcaatTCACTCTCacttgaagaagaaaagaaatcggAATACTATACACATTTTGTTGTTACAAAACAAAATTGTTGAATCAGTCATGAAATAACTATTCTAAaccataaataattaaaaagataTAGGTGTGAGCCTAATATTCAGGCCACAAGAAAGAACTGGGGTTATATATTGGGCAATTATTCTTTGGGATATTGaaactctttctctttttcctttgcttttttttttcttcttctcagtTATGTACATATGGAATCATGCGTGAACAGAGAAGTAGAGTAGAGATCAAGTTTTCTAATAATCGATGATGGGCTCGCCAATATTCAAATTTCTCTCTACCTTCCATGGCAAGTTAAATAGCTTGGCCAAGATGAATTTGAAGATCTTGTTCACATTGATGTTGTGGGTTGCACTTGAGAAGAAAAGGGTCGCGTTCATAGCTTTCGCATAAGCTCTCGCCTGCATATAAAAACGATTACAGTTTCATTAGTTGTGTTATTTTCTCCAACTTCTACCGAGCAAGTGGCTCTTATCAATCTCAATATCTCATGCTTTATATCCATATTCACGCGGAGagagaagacgaagaagaagaagaagaagaatgggtTAGGCATATATTTTTGTCAGCAGACTTGACTCGATCTAGGGTCTTTATATGACTTTGGTCCCCCTAATACAGTAATACTCTATATAGCCTTGTTTTCGATGAGAAAATAATGTCACACCATCTGCCAAAATACAACTAATTAAGTAATAATTTATGAAATTACTAGCACTGTATGTAACTCTTAAAAATAGAGAAGATTTGTAACCTAAGAATTTGCCGGAGATTTGGCATACGACCAAGCGAAACACAGACTAGGCTACTATGTCTTTCAGGATCCAatatttttgggattttgTTTTGACATTTTACCGTTTTCCATTCTTTATTTTCCGATTTTTACTCGGGAACTCGTGCGTTTTTAACAAGTAAAAGAATGTAGAAATGAAGTATTAGCACTCTAGCTTGCAAAATAATTTGCAGGAAATGTGTTTACCTGGGTAACAATTGTCCATTGCAGATCTGGAGGTAGTCTcacaaaatcatcaaattttGTTCCAATAAGGATGGGAATTGCTGTCTGCAAGTTGAGAAACAGAAAGCAACTGCTCAGTTAAGTTCTATGGGACTAAACTCACTAAAGTGATCAATGCCATTAATAGCAGTGCTTCACTGGGCCAAGCATCAAGTTCACATCAAATTTTTATCATCATTAGCTACTGGAAAATGCTGAGAAATATGATGTAACGATTAGCTCATGTACACGTCGATTGGCAAATAATTCAGTAAATTTTAGTACCTGATTCCATTTCCTTGCTTCACTGTACCATCCAACCACACTGAAATCAACAAAAAGAGCACCAAATAACCCCATCAGTATAATTAACCATGGGAATAATGAACTTGTACATTTTCACTCCAAAAATTATGAACAGACCTATTAAGTGTGCACCGACTAGTCAGATCAAACATGAACAGAATCGCCACCGCATCTTTACAGGCGATCGGAACATGACCAAGCGAACTCCTATCGCCTGCAACCATTGATCGATTCACAGCGTGATGAACAAATTAGTATTCAACAAGTTAAACATTTCGCTAAGTCAGACTGTTTGATATATAAGAGAACATTTTCTTATATATGATCTTGTATATATACCTCCAACGTCCCAAAGGCTAAAGGATATCCGAGCACCTTGAACCATCAACGTTTTATCCATTAAATTCACTCCTGTCATCTCCAAAAATCTTTGTTCCTCTTGCTCATCCCCAACATATTTAATCTTCATTAATAAATGGAAAAGCAATTAATTCAAGTCCATCGATAACAAGCTATAATAACGTACCAAACTAATTGAATCAAGGAATTCACTGCTTACCATAAAGCTGGTCTTCCCAGTCTGGCAATCACCCAACAAGCTGATCTTCAACGTCACCAAATCCTCATCCGTACTCTCATAAACATCAAAACTAGTCGTCGGCAGACACCCTTCTATGGGCTCCGGCGTCGGCGACCGAGACCCTCCTCGTATCAATCTCCGGTACCGGATTCTATGCTTCCCGACCGAACAAACAAGAATTTTATCCCAAATGAACCGGAAAAACTCCCGGATAATCGATACCCTCTCTATAATACTCCACCGGAAGTTTATGTGAACGATTTTCCGGCATACCAGCTGCGTCATCTTTGCTATAGCTTCACGTATACTTCTGGCCATGGAAACTGAGATTAGGCTGCTGTAATATACTCATAGCTTAGCTAGAATGATTTTGTGTTTGGTGTTTGGTTTTAGATACGTGAAGAGGTTTTTAACCAACCCAAATACCCAATGCTAGGAAAGGTCCGAAGGCGACTGAGTAGCTAAGTTTCGCTAGTATGGAGGGAGGGACAGTTGACCGGTATTTTATGTCGGAGATGAGATATCTCAcgtctaagaagtgacaaataaaatagaaattataagtgggtgaataataattaattatatcgaaacattttgtgattaaaactcaacacctgtgaggtggctaagttgagacagtatcggtacagttggtctacGGGCCACGCTTATCGctatttaacatggtatcagagcgagttcctctccagtcgcgcctccaatctgtcgtgggctcgagttgagtgtcactttgtcatgggcccATGATAAgtgtcattatcatgtcatcggagggttttccgattggatagtcaccaagtgtcgttggttactgaaCCTTGGTTTATTTAGTCTCAgtgtgtgggatgttaatctgtcacgtgcagatcTAAAAATTatgttgcacgtgagggggcgtgttggagatgagagatctcacatctaagaagtgacaaataaaatagggATTATAAGTGAGtgaataataaccaattgtaccgagacattttgtgattaaaacccaacacatgtgaggtggctaaggtgggacaatatcggtacagttggtccatggACCACGCtcgtcgctgtttaacatttTATTTTAGGTTGATTCCCAAACAGTCCAAAATGCCGGTTTCTTGAATGCTTCGACGAAATAGGCAGTTTCGTCAATTGCATGGCGTGGCGGGTAGTCGTTTTCGGTGTTTTGGGGGGATTAGGGTTTTAATTATaaacacatttttttaaaggaataaaacatggtgGATCCACAGAGCACCAAAATGAAAGCTGCTTATTGTAATGGGGTGTGTTTTAGATAAGGGAATCGAGAATGTGACCTTTGTTATATAAAATGCAACTATGCGATCTACAAGTGTAGGGTGTAAAACACAGTGCAGAGTACAGAAGTATGATCTGGTACGTACAGTTTGATATTCTTGTTGCCAATAGTACTCGTgaagttttctttctttccaagAGAAAAGCCAAAACGAGACGAAGAACAATGCGACTGTGCCAAGATTTTTTAATATGTTATACCGAAACGATTAGTGAAGGGTATGCTTTCGACAAATGCTATGTGAAGTCGATCTACGATACAACTAACCGAAATTTTACGACTAATGCTTTTCACGTACGTGCGCGTTTGTGTGAATTGGCTTAACTTTCTTAGCGTGAAAAATCTGTAATGCATAAATTAATGCATTGTGTCCCAAGAATtatctgaaaaaaaatgatgcaTGGATTTATCACATGCGAGAAACTATCGACTTGTTGGATAAATAATAGTGAGCATCACAGTAACATTGCCTGGCTATAAGAGCTAACTAGCTTAAATGGTTTTGTCTTTTGTCTGAATTAGCTAATCGATTCCTGACACAAGCAATTAGAAATTGTTGTGCCACTTTCATCGGTAGATCTAGATCAGAGGAATTTCAGCCCTTTTGGaataaaggaaagaaaaaaaaactcttgaaTCCCGATCACAGTGACTCAAAGATAACCCCGacactattttcttctttcagtAGTAGCTAGTAACAGAATTTGATAAAATAAGTAAAAGGACTTACTTTCTTTTGGTCATTTGATTGCTTGGTATGATGGTATCGTGCCTTCTCCTCTACTCTACTTTCGGtgattcatatatattatagtctcaatttaattaataaggttaaaaaaattaataaggtTAATGTAATTAATGTTGTAAAATATAATGTTCCACGTGTAAACAGCACTGACTCATGTCAGGAAAAGAAGAAGCTAGGAAGACCAGGTTTTTCCTAGTATTAAGTGTTTTAAATTTCTTGAGAGTTGAGACAATAGTCCATCCCTTTGTATTAGTCTACAAATTTTGCTAGCATTTCACACCTACAATACAGTTTTATAGAAGGGATGTATCTACAACACAGTGTGCAAGCTTGTGAGATTGTTTACTATTAGTTAGAGTAATAGTCTTGATTTTGAGGTTAGGAGTTGATAGGTACATTAtgcatataatttatatagaattgaaattgatgCTAGACAAATTAGCAATTAATTCCTAACAAAATATATACCAAGATATGTCCTTCGATCAAATCAAGTAGATATAGAGCCTGATCAGATAGCTAGGAAAGGATCATATATATCCTTAATGAATTAGATTTTAGCTAGCTTGATTATGCTGTGGGATTTAGCTCCACAATTAGTTCTACGTGCATACTTATCCGAAAGTTGATTCAAAGAATTGGATTACAGTCCAAGTTAATTAACATGTAATAAGTGAGGATTCACATTACGTATTAATAGAAAATATACAAAGATCGATATATAACACAATTTTATTCGATATTTCGTTAGTTTTGTAACTTTAGTTGTTACAAAATGATGACGATGGCATGGTATCGCTAGTACATTGATATGTAGGTATGTATGAACATTCTAAGGTTTATTATCCGATTCAAGTAAGTTGTATAAAAGAGGTGAGATTTGACTATGCACACCAAACCAAAGAAAATGCATGAAATTTTTGGCTGTTTTTCAAGATGATGCTGAAGGTGGCTGGATTATATATGTGGTCATTGCTCACCGGCCACTCATGCCATTTGTCCAATTCATAGAAGATTAATCAGCATCCATTTGGTGGAGAGAAGTCACTATACACAGAGGTTATATGTGTATGGACCTTTATATACAACCTCCCAACCATAATCAATATTCTACTCTACACTCACCAAACCCTAATTTTTAATCTCTGGAGTTGGAGTATGAAAATCTAACACCAAACCGTCTGGTATAGTTTGGATATTTTTTAAGGATATTGCTAGCAGTAGTTAATGATTCAACATCAACCAAAAATGAAGAGATTTTGAAAGAGAGGGAAAAGGCAAAAGAGATCGAAGAAGCGAAGTATGATTAGGTTGCCGTGGAATTTCCGTGCCAGACAATGATGCTCAACCAAAACACGTGTTGACAcatcaaaagaaaaggaaaagggCTCAGTTTGAATGATGTTGTCAACAAGTTATTAAATTTAGTCATGGAACCTGGAAACTGGTCTCTCATACTCGACCTGAATAGTAGGGATGCAGAAAACTTGAGAAGAAAACGTGAGAGAAGAATGGAGGAAGAGTCCGGACGTCCGATGTAATTTGATATCGGGATAAACTCGTGAGCAAACAATTGTTCTTGCTTTCATTCATCTGCGGTAGTTACATCCGTTAAAATTATCTTGCCCTCGCGTgttctat encodes:
- the LOC126786603 gene encoding septum-promoting GTP-binding protein 1; translation: MARSIREAIAKMTQLVCRKIVHINFRWSIIERVSIIREFFRFIWDKILVCSVGKHRIRYRRLIRGGSRSPTPEPIEGCLPTTSFDVYESTDEDLVTLKISLLGDCQTGKTSFMIKYVGDEQEEQRFLEMTGVNLMDKTLMVQGARISFSLWDVGGDRSSLGHVPIACKDAVAILFMFDLTSRCTLNSVVGWYSEARKWNQTAIPILIGTKFDDFVRLPPDLQWTIVTQARAYAKAMNATLFFSSATHNINVNKIFKFILAKLFNLPWKVERNLNIGEPIIDY